A part of Pseudobacteroides sp. genomic DNA contains:
- a CDS encoding carbohydrate ABC transporter permease, which yields MSYSANYSGATAKNLNSNFYTVKKKGRFSIGRAILYVFMTALAVICFLPFYFMIINCTHSSQDIAQKLLIFPGLEFLENYKRMTLLVPIWKGMANSLMIAVSATILSGYFGALTSFGFAKYKFKGKEFLFAIVLGSLIVPQQIALAGISKVIYTLGLVDNRLALIIPAMANPAMVFFTRYYIQSAVSDSVLESARMDGCSEFRIFNSIVMPMIVPSLATMSIFTFIGSWNSYLLPLFILNTQDKYTMPLMTALAKGVYQNDFGAVYSCIAMSMLPIIVVFSFCSKYIISGLTAGAVKE from the coding sequence ATGAGCTATAGTGCAAACTATAGTGGTGCGACTGCAAAAAACTTGAACAGTAATTTTTATACTGTTAAGAAAAAGGGTAGATTCAGCATAGGTAGAGCAATATTATATGTGTTTATGACAGCTTTGGCTGTAATATGCTTTCTTCCTTTTTACTTCATGATCATAAACTGTACTCATTCCAGTCAAGATATTGCACAGAAACTCTTGATATTTCCTGGATTGGAGTTTCTTGAGAACTATAAGAGAATGACATTACTTGTTCCTATTTGGAAGGGTATGGCAAACAGTTTGATGATTGCAGTAAGTGCTACTATTTTATCGGGTTATTTCGGAGCATTGACTTCGTTTGGTTTTGCCAAGTACAAATTTAAAGGAAAAGAGTTTTTATTTGCTATCGTATTGGGATCGTTGATTGTTCCTCAGCAGATAGCCTTAGCCGGTATCAGTAAGGTTATTTACACATTAGGTCTTGTTGATAACAGGCTCGCGTTAATAATACCTGCAATGGCAAATCCTGCAATGGTATTCTTTACACGTTATTATATCCAATCTGCGGTTTCTGATTCAGTATTAGAATCTGCCAGAATGGACGGATGTTCTGAGTTCAGAATATTTAACAGCATTGTAATGCCTATGATAGTACCTTCATTGGCTACTATGTCCATATTTACTTTTATAGGTTCATGGAACAGTTACTTGCTGCCGTTGTTCATTTTGAATACACAGGATAAGTACACTATGCCTCTTATGACGGCTCTTGCTAAAGGTGTTTACCAAAACGACTTTGGTGCAGTTTATTCCTGTATTGCAATGTCAATGCTACCTATTATAGTAGTATTCTCATTCTGTTCAAAATATATAATAAGCGGATTAACTGCTGGAGCTGTTAAAGAATAA
- a CDS encoding sugar ABC transporter permease, with the protein MLNKLRAGDKYGQYGYIFIAPFFVVLAIFTLFPMIYTLWLSFMQWDGSTVPASFVGFDNFAELIKDNTFWQALRNTVVIWLGNVVPQMIFAIGLAAILTDKSAEIKAAGFYRAIFYLPNLVTMASVGLLFYYILDWQAGSLNMLLMKLNVLSEPFYWLQDVTATRGAISFTLWWMWFGYSMIIFMAGIKAIPDDLYEAAHVDGANRWQTFRHITIPGIKGSIMYNIVTSVIGGLTIFDIPYVLTNGVGAPLDKALTLVMYMYNMTIKNSNYGYGATIYAGMFVIVVVCVAITFKLLDKNLADN; encoded by the coding sequence TTGTTAAATAAATTAAGAGCAGGAGATAAATACGGTCAATACGGCTATATTTTTATTGCCCCTTTTTTCGTGGTACTAGCTATTTTCACGTTGTTTCCAATGATCTATACTCTATGGTTAAGCTTTATGCAATGGGATGGAAGTACTGTACCCGCTTCATTTGTGGGCTTTGACAACTTTGCGGAGTTGATTAAGGACAATACTTTCTGGCAGGCATTAAGAAATACCGTGGTTATATGGTTAGGTAACGTTGTGCCACAGATGATTTTCGCGATAGGGCTTGCTGCAATATTGACAGACAAAAGTGCAGAAATAAAGGCTGCAGGTTTTTACAGAGCTATTTTTTACTTACCGAATCTTGTAACAATGGCATCCGTTGGTTTGCTATTCTATTACATTCTCGATTGGCAAGCAGGTTCGTTAAACATGCTTCTTATGAAGCTAAATGTATTGTCTGAGCCATTTTACTGGCTTCAGGATGTAACTGCAACAAGAGGAGCTATCTCTTTTACACTATGGTGGATGTGGTTCGGATACAGTATGATCATATTCATGGCCGGAATTAAAGCTATTCCTGATGATTTGTATGAAGCTGCACATGTTGACGGAGCTAACAGATGGCAGACATTCAGGCATATCACAATACCAGGGATAAAGGGAAGTATCATGTACAATATTGTTACATCAGTTATAGGTGGTTTGACAATATTCGATATTCCTTACGTTTTGACAAACGGTGTTGGAGCACCGCTTGATAAAGCCTTGACTTTGGTTATGTATATGTATAATATGACTATCAAGAACAGTAACTATGGGTATGGTGCAACAATATACGCTGGTATGTTCGTAATAGTAGTTGTCTGTGTTGCAATTACCTTTAAGCTTTTAGACAAAAATTTAGCTGATAATTAA
- a CDS encoding ABC transporter substrate-binding protein — protein MKKFKKLLAVVACVSLMATTFAACGDNSEPAASEEPSASTEASTAPSAEASAPASEAPVGRTALKGEISFWHFNKDEGPNIVKAFNAAYPNVKINISIVPDKDQQYQNKITSAVRAGSGVPDVFPAESAFVKRFVEMPDAYAELNEKAKDIVGNMIPYTVAVGTDDKGSLKALSHQAAAGAVAYKKGPAKQFLGTDDPTAIADMLSTPEKMLQTAKTLKEKSAGKVSLFPTFEEPQKMYLGGRNQGWVVDNRLVIDQKMLDFIDFAKQLRDNKYEASLDQWSPAWSAAIAADDKALTWSCPTWGVPWIVGSNDKKAAEGSRWGIAKPPFPFFWGGTWFGIYSKSDKKDLAWEFLKFFTADNDAMKKWAVENQDFPNNLLVISQGAGETSKIMGVDLFKFYEPFIKDINGNILTRYDDTIENAFVDTMRSYLAGKIKTKEDMLKTFKDKVKTNLKDITVE, from the coding sequence ATGAAAAAGTTCAAAAAGCTTTTGGCAGTTGTGGCTTGCGTATCATTGATGGCAACAACCTTTGCAGCATGCGGCGATAATTCAGAACCTGCTGCTTCGGAAGAACCATCTGCATCGACAGAAGCGTCAACAGCTCCTTCTGCAGAAGCTAGTGCCCCTGCATCAGAGGCACCCGTTGGTAGGACGGCGTTAAAAGGTGAAATATCATTTTGGCACTTCAATAAAGATGAAGGTCCAAACATTGTAAAAGCCTTCAATGCTGCTTATCCAAACGTTAAAATTAACATTTCAATTGTACCTGACAAAGACCAACAGTATCAAAACAAAATTACTTCGGCTGTAAGAGCGGGTTCAGGCGTGCCTGACGTGTTCCCAGCGGAGTCGGCATTTGTCAAGAGGTTTGTTGAAATGCCTGATGCGTATGCGGAGTTGAATGAAAAAGCTAAGGATATCGTCGGAAACATGATACCTTATACAGTTGCAGTCGGTACTGACGACAAGGGTTCTTTGAAGGCTTTGTCCCACCAAGCGGCAGCGGGAGCTGTAGCTTATAAAAAAGGTCCGGCTAAACAATTTCTTGGTACAGATGATCCGACAGCTATAGCTGATATGCTTTCAACACCTGAAAAGATGCTTCAGACAGCTAAGACTTTAAAAGAAAAGAGTGCTGGAAAAGTATCTTTGTTTCCAACTTTTGAGGAGCCACAGAAAATGTATCTCGGTGGCCGTAATCAGGGTTGGGTTGTTGATAACAGGCTTGTTATCGATCAGAAAATGTTAGACTTCATTGATTTTGCGAAACAGTTAAGAGACAACAAGTATGAGGCTTCTTTGGATCAGTGGTCGCCGGCATGGTCAGCTGCTATAGCTGCCGATGATAAAGCTTTAACATGGTCCTGTCCTACATGGGGCGTACCGTGGATAGTCGGATCAAACGACAAAAAAGCAGCAGAAGGCAGCAGGTGGGGTATAGCCAAGCCGCCATTCCCGTTCTTCTGGGGGGGAACATGGTTTGGTATTTACAGCAAGTCTGACAAAAAAGACCTTGCATGGGAATTTTTAAAATTCTTTACAGCAGACAACGATGCAATGAAAAAGTGGGCAGTAGAAAATCAGGATTTCCCGAATAATCTTTTGGTAATATCACAAGGGGCTGGAGAAACCAGCAAGATTATGGGTGTTGACCTTTTCAAATTCTATGAACCATTTATAAAAGACATCAATGGCAACATACTTACTAGGTATGATGATACTATTGAAAACGCATTTGTTGATACTATGAGGTCATATCTTGCAGGTAAGATAAAGACCAAAGAAGATATGCTAAAGACATTCAAGGATAAGGTAAAAACTAACTTGAAAGACATTACTGTTGAGTAA
- a CDS encoding DNA translocase FtsK, which yields MKVRRIQKKKYKSNEKGILKYNHEIVGLILLTLGVLAFIGMINPDLIGVFGNASKSVLLGLMGISAYVIPPMLVVYSAFMIFKKNDSLNQKYLHIIIVLLMLSAIISTGFHNSNSQKFINQGFIGSLSVFYNLGNEYIGGGILGGIISMPFISIFRPLGTLIILTCFSIIMLIRLTNISLAGFLRDVKNKGTKLKVIKGAGNAVRNTFKGSVPDEDGLVPKRKFKLINFNTDRDEDDSLHNNSNERKTVKESKNDVSNEFDISIKDEIQPKIAENSLEVLMDDDVEFIMKDVKKKKKIDVESYKNDVDKEIALREMIEASYNYPPLELLNDNNQEISDIKSLKNSAMEVAKKLEDTLKSFGVEVKVINISRGPAVTRYELQPSPGVKVSKIVNLADDISLNLAASGVRIEAPIPGKAAIGIEVPNKEVIPVFLKEVIESGEFQDFPSKLAFSIGKDISGNTIVGDIGKMPHMLIAGSTGSGKSVCINSIIVSILYKSSPDDVKLLMVDPKVVELGIYNGIPHLLIPVVTDAKKAAGALNWAVQEMVNRYKLFAEKGVRDIKGYNSVIEQEGQQKKLPQVVIIIDELADLMMVAPNEVEDAICRLAQMARAAGMHLVIATQRPSVDVITGVIKANIPSRIAFAVSSQVDSRTILDMAGAEKLLGRGDMLFYPVGEPKPIRVKGAFVSDKEVERVVEFIKTQGEVEYDNNLIDEISNLNSNSEEESDPGDNDSLLPQATELVVEAGMASVSLIQRKFKVGYARAARIIDQMEARGIVGKFEGSKPRQVLISRQQWQELQMSENK from the coding sequence GTGAAGGTTAGAAGAATACAAAAGAAAAAATATAAAAGCAATGAGAAGGGAATTTTAAAGTACAATCATGAAATAGTAGGTCTCATCTTACTTACTTTGGGTGTTCTTGCATTTATCGGTATGATAAACCCTGATCTTATAGGGGTGTTTGGTAATGCATCAAAAAGTGTGCTTCTAGGTTTAATGGGAATATCTGCATATGTGATTCCTCCAATGCTTGTTGTATATTCAGCATTTATGATATTCAAAAAAAATGACAGCCTTAATCAAAAATATTTACATATTATAATTGTGCTTTTAATGTTGTCGGCAATTATTAGCACGGGGTTTCATAATTCCAATTCTCAAAAGTTTATAAATCAGGGATTCATAGGCTCATTGTCGGTATTCTATAATCTTGGAAATGAATACATCGGAGGAGGAATACTGGGCGGTATCATAAGTATGCCCTTTATCTCTATTTTTCGCCCTCTAGGGACCTTGATAATACTTACATGCTTTTCCATAATAATGCTTATTCGTCTTACCAACATATCGCTGGCAGGCTTTTTAAGGGATGTAAAAAATAAAGGTACCAAACTTAAAGTTATTAAGGGAGCAGGTAATGCAGTAAGAAATACTTTTAAAGGCAGTGTTCCGGATGAGGATGGTCTGGTTCCAAAGAGAAAGTTCAAACTTATTAATTTTAATACTGACAGGGATGAGGATGATTCGCTCCATAACAATTCTAATGAGAGAAAGACTGTTAAGGAAAGTAAAAATGATGTAAGTAATGAATTTGATATATCAATAAAAGATGAAATTCAACCTAAAATAGCAGAAAACAGTCTTGAGGTCCTAATGGATGACGATGTTGAATTCATAATGAAGGATGTCAAAAAGAAAAAGAAAATTGATGTGGAAAGCTATAAAAATGATGTTGACAAGGAAATTGCTTTGCGGGAAATGATTGAGGCCAGTTACAACTATCCTCCCCTTGAGCTTCTAAATGATAACAATCAGGAAATCAGTGACATAAAATCCCTTAAAAACTCGGCAATGGAAGTTGCCAAAAAGCTTGAGGATACACTAAAAAGCTTCGGAGTTGAGGTTAAGGTAATAAATATAAGCAGAGGTCCGGCGGTTACCAGGTACGAGCTGCAGCCAAGTCCCGGTGTTAAAGTAAGCAAGATTGTTAACCTGGCGGATGACATCTCGTTAAACCTGGCGGCTTCAGGAGTGAGGATAGAAGCACCAATACCGGGAAAAGCAGCGATTGGGATAGAAGTACCCAATAAAGAAGTAATTCCTGTGTTTTTGAAGGAAGTTATAGAATCGGGAGAGTTTCAGGATTTTCCTTCAAAGCTTGCCTTTTCAATAGGAAAAGATATATCGGGAAATACCATTGTCGGTGATATTGGTAAAATGCCCCATATGCTTATTGCCGGTTCTACAGGTTCAGGTAAGAGCGTATGTATAAACAGCATAATAGTAAGTATATTATATAAATCTTCCCCCGACGACGTGAAGCTTCTGATGGTTGACCCCAAGGTTGTTGAGCTTGGAATATATAATGGAATTCCTCATCTTTTGATTCCTGTTGTTACAGACGCTAAGAAGGCTGCTGGTGCACTCAACTGGGCTGTTCAGGAAATGGTAAACAGGTACAAGCTCTTTGCAGAGAAGGGTGTAAGAGACATAAAGGGATATAACTCGGTAATAGAGCAGGAGGGTCAGCAAAAGAAACTGCCTCAGGTGGTTATAATAATCGATGAGTTGGCAGACCTTATGATGGTTGCACCAAATGAGGTTGAGGACGCCATATGCAGGCTTGCACAAATGGCCAGAGCAGCGGGAATGCACCTTGTTATTGCCACCCAAAGGCCATCTGTAGATGTTATTACCGGGGTAATAAAGGCTAATATACCTTCAAGAATTGCTTTTGCAGTAAGTTCCCAGGTGGACTCAAGAACCATACTTGATATGGCGGGAGCTGAAAAGCTTTTAGGAAGAGGGGACATGTTGTTTTACCCGGTTGGAGAACCTAAACCCATAAGGGTAAAAGGTGCCTTTGTTTCAGACAAAGAGGTTGAAAGAGTTGTAGAGTTCATAAAGACCCAGGGTGAAGTTGAGTACGATAATAATCTAATAGACGAAATAAGTAACCTTAATTCTAATAGTGAAGAGGAAAGCGATCCGGGGGACAACGACAGCCTGCTGCCTCAGGCAACAGAGCTTGTTGTGGAAGCAGGAATGGCATCTGTGTCACTTATACAAAGGAAATTTAAGGTAGGCTATGCCAGAGCCGCTAGGATAATTGATCAGATGGAAGCCAGAGGTATTGTAGGCAAATTTGAGGGAAGTAAACCAAGGCAGGTACTTATATCCAGGCAACAGTGGCAGGAGCTTCAAATGAGTGAAAACAAGTAG
- a CDS encoding YlzJ-like family protein, translating into MILYTIIPDGSIFNYHSSPNNLNQVSSNQATMEISYLGEKVEVYKNSNDKYVVGRVLSTSLSAYLNPKLQPGTEIEGIF; encoded by the coding sequence ATGATTTTATACACCATAATACCCGATGGATCAATTTTTAATTATCACAGTTCCCCAAACAACTTAAACCAGGTTTCAAGCAATCAAGCCACTATGGAGATCAGCTATTTGGGTGAGAAGGTGGAGGTATATAAAAATAGTAACGACAAATATGTTGTAGGGAGGGTTTTAAGTACTTCCTTGTCAGCATATTTGAATCCAAAACTTCAGCCGGGCACTGAAATAGAAGGTATATTTTAA
- a CDS encoding ClpP family protease, giving the protein MNEESKVTFSKPFKSLEATEEQSTKAENLETLKELGTTPLVTSKGNIHCLTVIGQIEGHMVLPPQNKTTKYEHVIPQLVAIEENPDIDGLLLILNTVGGDVEAGLAIAEMIASMSKPTVSLVLGGGHSIGVPMAVSTTHSFIAPSATMTIHPIRLNGMIIGVPQAYEYFDKMQERVVQFVSKNSKISREKFKDLMLKTGELANDVGTVLFGEEAVKNGIIDELGGLSEALGKLYELIAVKKEASNNSDRGTLQ; this is encoded by the coding sequence ATGAATGAAGAAAGCAAGGTGACCTTTAGTAAACCGTTTAAATCCTTGGAAGCTACTGAGGAGCAAAGTACAAAAGCTGAAAACCTGGAAACCTTAAAGGAATTGGGTACTACACCTCTTGTAACAAGCAAAGGGAATATTCATTGCCTTACTGTAATCGGGCAAATTGAAGGACACATGGTCCTGCCGCCGCAGAACAAGACTACCAAGTATGAACATGTAATTCCTCAGTTGGTTGCAATTGAGGAAAATCCCGATATAGACGGACTGTTGTTGATTTTAAACACAGTAGGCGGAGATGTGGAAGCAGGGCTGGCCATTGCTGAAATGATTGCAAGTATGTCAAAGCCAACGGTATCCCTGGTATTAGGAGGAGGACACAGCATTGGAGTACCTATGGCTGTTTCTACTACTCATTCCTTTATTGCACCGTCCGCCACAATGACCATTCATCCCATAAGGTTAAACGGAATGATAATAGGTGTTCCGCAGGCGTATGAATATTTCGATAAAATGCAGGAGCGGGTTGTACAGTTTGTGTCCAAGAACTCAAAAATATCAAGGGAAAAGTTTAAGGATTTAATGCTTAAGACTGGTGAACTGGCAAATGATGTAGGGACTGTTCTGTTTGGGGAAGAGGCTGTAAAAAATGGAATTATTGATGAATTAGGAGGACTCTCGGAAGCTTTAGGTAAGCTTTATGAGCTTATCGCAGTAAAAAAGGAGGCTTCCAACAACAGTGATAGAGGAACCCTTCAATGA
- a CDS encoding family 10 glycosylhydrolase, producing MNIDYPAKPTTNPETLKNEALKALDYAKDLRLNAIFLQVRPTSDSLYQSKLFPWSKYLTGTQGLEPGGSFDPLKFWVEESHKRGLTLHAWINPYRITKKSSSDAKDDLNALAPTNPARMHPNWVVKHKDGNYYYDPGIPEVRRLIIDGVTEIIDNYEVDGIHFDDYFYPGKDFNDTATYKKYGAAFKNIDDWRRSNVDELIGDLSKSIKSKNKDIRFGISPFGIWANKKSNPLGSDTNGGESYNSHYADTRKWVKENMIDYIVPQLYWYIGFNLADYNKLLTWWKNTVKGTGVDLYIGQAAYLSNNSSQSSPWYGTGEIEKQLKLNEKTPEVGGSIFFNYSTMAKNPSLSSVIKAIHEKRDKLITTAPVTVANPASNITTTLDKFYIHGTSDPSKPLYINGKRVESHSNEGYFGALVPLAAGPNVLTFSQEGSYTTRIIYRQSNSQQPQKMSSASIPASSVMPQSKVLLSPGEKVTLSCQAPVGSSVSVTLGGKKYSMKAKQTSLSSSGIYATTFTYEYTAPSYSGTPRNIDLGFPVYTMTYKKVTKTQTATAKIGVIMKGSPFFAKVTSDVANTYKTTSTSDGAAFELYKGMVDRITAMKDDFVKLSSGQWVKSSTVTTYMSGSPSLPAVKKVVYNEGSGWDFIEFETTSHAAAFANFEDSNMTINISTSSLASLPVLPQSSPFSSIEAAPKDMSTKYTLRLSRGKQIEGYYIEKKPNSVVLYVKKPVKAASGSKPLAGLTIMIDPGHGGTETGAIGPLGLKYPEKTINLKTSLKIKTELENLGAKILMTRTIDKTLSLDDRLTASRNARPDMFISVHANSMGDNVDISKIEGFSVFYREDLAKPLADTVLKSTIYKLGRTDKGLHKNNFYVTRGTWTPSILIESGFMPNPYEFGWLIDEDAQTVLAKSIAESIVQYFSR from the coding sequence GTGAACATCGACTATCCAGCAAAACCCACCACCAACCCTGAAACTCTTAAGAATGAAGCCTTAAAGGCATTGGATTATGCCAAAGACCTGAGGCTTAATGCCATTTTTCTACAAGTTAGACCTACTTCCGATTCATTGTACCAGTCAAAACTCTTTCCCTGGTCAAAATATCTGACAGGTACCCAGGGATTAGAGCCTGGCGGCTCCTTTGACCCTTTGAAGTTTTGGGTTGAAGAATCACACAAGCGTGGCCTTACGCTGCATGCATGGATAAATCCTTACAGGATTACAAAGAAATCCTCTTCCGATGCCAAGGATGACCTTAATGCCCTAGCTCCTACAAACCCGGCACGGATGCATCCTAACTGGGTGGTAAAACACAAAGACGGTAACTACTATTATGATCCTGGAATACCCGAAGTACGCAGACTAATAATAGACGGAGTTACTGAAATTATTGATAATTACGAGGTAGATGGTATTCATTTTGATGACTATTTTTATCCCGGAAAGGATTTCAACGATACGGCTACTTATAAAAAATACGGTGCAGCCTTCAAAAATATTGATGATTGGCGCAGATCCAATGTGGACGAGCTTATAGGAGACCTATCAAAATCCATTAAATCCAAAAATAAGGATATACGCTTCGGTATCAGTCCATTTGGAATTTGGGCAAATAAAAAAAGCAATCCTCTCGGCAGCGACACCAACGGAGGTGAATCTTATAACAGCCATTACGCCGACACCCGTAAATGGGTAAAGGAAAACATGATAGACTATATAGTTCCTCAGTTATACTGGTATATAGGCTTTAACCTTGCTGACTACAACAAACTCCTTACATGGTGGAAGAATACCGTTAAAGGAACAGGCGTAGACTTGTATATAGGCCAGGCTGCCTATTTATCCAATAATTCCAGCCAATCAAGTCCCTGGTATGGCACAGGTGAAATCGAAAAACAGCTTAAATTAAATGAAAAGACACCTGAAGTTGGTGGCAGCATTTTCTTTAATTATAGTACCATGGCTAAAAATCCTTCCCTTTCATCTGTAATTAAAGCAATCCATGAAAAGAGGGACAAACTCATAACTACTGCTCCTGTGACTGTAGCAAACCCGGCATCCAATATCACTACAACTTTAGATAAGTTTTACATTCATGGTACGTCAGATCCAAGTAAGCCTCTTTATATAAACGGGAAGAGAGTAGAATCCCATTCAAATGAAGGTTATTTCGGAGCCCTTGTACCTCTTGCTGCAGGTCCTAATGTATTGACTTTTTCCCAGGAAGGGTCATATACAACAAGAATAATATACAGACAAAGCAATTCACAGCAGCCCCAAAAGATGAGTTCGGCAAGTATACCGGCCTCATCGGTGATGCCTCAGTCAAAGGTTCTCTTATCACCTGGTGAAAAGGTAACACTTTCATGCCAGGCACCGGTAGGATCCAGCGTCTCTGTAACATTGGGCGGAAAAAAATACTCCATGAAAGCAAAGCAAACATCACTAAGCAGCAGCGGCATATATGCTACAACATTTACTTATGAATATACAGCACCAAGCTACAGTGGAACTCCTAGAAATATCGACCTCGGCTTTCCTGTTTATACTATGACATACAAAAAGGTAACTAAAACTCAAACAGCAACTGCAAAGATAGGAGTCATAATGAAAGGTTCGCCTTTTTTTGCAAAGGTCACCAGCGATGTGGCCAACACCTACAAGACAACTTCAACTTCAGATGGTGCGGCCTTCGAGCTTTACAAGGGAATGGTTGACCGTATCACAGCCATGAAAGACGATTTTGTAAAGCTTTCATCAGGCCAATGGGTAAAAAGCAGCACTGTAACCACATACATGTCTGGCTCTCCATCCCTTCCTGCTGTAAAGAAAGTAGTTTATAACGAAGGTTCCGGGTGGGACTTCATAGAATTTGAAACAACATCACATGCTGCCGCTTTTGCAAACTTTGAAGACTCCAACATGACAATAAACATATCAACTTCATCGCTAGCCTCTTTACCTGTGCTTCCCCAAAGTTCTCCATTTTCGTCAATTGAGGCTGCACCAAAGGATATGAGCACCAAATACACTCTCAGGCTTAGCCGTGGGAAGCAAATAGAAGGATACTATATAGAAAAGAAGCCAAACTCCGTTGTACTTTATGTTAAAAAGCCTGTGAAGGCTGCTTCAGGAAGCAAACCGCTAGCAGGTCTTACTATAATGATTGATCCTGGCCATGGAGGTACTGAAACTGGAGCCATAGGTCCACTAGGACTTAAATACCCCGAAAAAACCATAAATCTTAAGACATCACTCAAAATCAAAACTGAGCTTGAAAACCTGGGTGCAAAGATTCTCATGACTAGAACCATCGACAAGACCCTTTCCCTGGACGATCGGCTCACAGCATCAAGAAATGCAAGACCTGATATGTTCATATCGGTACATGCCAACAGCATGGGTGATAACGTGGATATTTCTAAAATAGAAGGTTTCTCTGTCTTCTACCGTGAAGATCTGGCAAAGCCTCTGGCCGATACAGTTTTAAAAAGCACCATTTATAAATTGGGACGTACTGACAAAGGATTGCACAAAAACAACTTTTATGTCACAAGAGGAACATGGACTCCTTCTATACTTATAGAAAGTGGGTTCATGCCTAACCCATATGAGTTTGGTTGGCTAATAGATGAAGATGCACAAACCGTACTTGCAAAATCAATAGCAGAATCCATTGTTCAATATTTTTCAAGATGA
- the cysK gene encoding cysteine synthase A: MSKIAKNLTDLIGNTPLLELTSYNKENNLEASVIAKLEYFNPASSVKDRIGFALIKDAEDKGLINKDTVIIEPTSGNTGIALAFVSAARGYRLILTMPDTMSVERRNLLKALGAELVLTPGSEGMGGAIKKAEELAKETPNSYIPQQFKNPANPEIHRKTTAEEIWRDTDGEVDIFVAGVGTGGTISGVGEVLKQRKPDVKVVAVEPFDSPVLSGGNKGPHKIQGIGAGFVPDVLNLKIVDEIIKVKNEEAFETARKLSKAEGLLVGISSGAAVYAATELAKRPENKGKKIVVVLPDTGERYLSTTLFQEG, from the coding sequence ATGTCAAAAATAGCTAAAAACTTGACTGATCTTATTGGGAATACACCCCTATTAGAGCTTACCAGCTATAATAAGGAAAACAATCTTGAGGCAAGTGTTATAGCAAAGCTTGAATACTTTAACCCCGCATCAAGTGTTAAGGATAGAATTGGTTTTGCACTGATAAAGGATGCTGAAGACAAAGGTCTTATAAATAAAGATACTGTTATTATAGAGCCTACAAGCGGAAATACCGGCATTGCACTTGCGTTTGTATCGGCAGCAAGGGGATACAGGCTTATACTTACAATGCCGGATACAATGAGTGTTGAAAGAAGAAATCTTTTAAAGGCCTTAGGAGCTGAACTGGTACTTACACCGGGGTCTGAGGGAATGGGCGGTGCAATAAAAAAAGCAGAAGAGCTTGCAAAGGAGACGCCTAATTCATATATCCCACAGCAGTTCAAAAACCCTGCAAACCCTGAAATTCACAGAAAGACAACAGCAGAAGAAATTTGGAGAGATACGGATGGAGAAGTTGATATTTTTGTTGCAGGCGTAGGAACCGGGGGAACAATTTCAGGTGTAGGTGAAGTTTTGAAGCAGAGAAAACCTGATGTAAAGGTAGTTGCAGTTGAGCCTTTTGATTCTCCTGTCTTATCTGGAGGGAACAAGGGACCACATAAAATACAGGGAATTGGAGCAGGTTTTGTACCTGATGTTTTGAATCTAAAGATTGTTGATGAGATTATCAAGGTTAAGAATGAGGAGGCTTTTGAAACAGCAAGAAAACTTTCAAAAGCAGAGGGCTTGTTGGTTGGAATATCGTCAGGTGCAGCTGTTTATGCTGCCACTGAGCTGGCAAAAAGGCCTGAAAATAAAGGCAAAAAAATTGTTGTAGTGCTTCCTGATACAGGTGAAAGGTATTTATCCACTACACTTTTTCAGGAAGGCTGA